From a region of the Bacteroidota bacterium genome:
- a CDS encoding exodeoxyribonuclease III, giving the protein MKQKLISYNVNGLRAAINKGFFDWLKEEKPDILCMQETKAQPEQIDQNAFEYLGYQSILHSAVKKGYSGVGVFTKNAPDNIVIGMGSDGYDAEGRVIRCDYGDITLICVYIPSGTMGDVRQDFKMQFLADFQKFIDNLKKERPNIIVTGDFNICHTPIDINHPERHENDSGFLPEERAWVSGFLESGFIDTFREFNQEPEQYSWWSYRQRAREKNLGWRIDYFMVSEPLRPRLVNAGILSAIVHSDHCPIWVEIDF; this is encoded by the coding sequence ATGAAGCAAAAACTAATTTCTTACAATGTAAACGGTTTGAGGGCTGCAATTAACAAAGGTTTTTTTGACTGGCTGAAGGAGGAAAAACCTGATATTCTTTGTATGCAGGAAACCAAAGCCCAGCCCGAACAAATCGACCAAAATGCATTTGAGTACCTGGGTTATCAGTCCATACTGCATTCGGCTGTTAAAAAGGGATACAGCGGGGTAGGGGTTTTTACCAAAAATGCGCCGGATAACATTGTCATTGGGATGGGCAGCGATGGTTATGATGCCGAAGGGCGTGTTATCCGTTGCGATTATGGCGATATTACCCTGATTTGTGTTTATATCCCTTCGGGGACTATGGGCGATGTACGTCAGGATTTTAAGATGCAGTTCCTTGCTGATTTTCAGAAATTTATTGATAACCTGAAGAAGGAACGGCCCAATATTATTGTCACCGGTGATTTTAATATTTGTCATACCCCTATTGATATTAACCATCCTGAGAGGCATGAGAATGATTCGGGATTTTTGCCGGAAGAAAGAGCCTGGGTATCTGGTTTTCTGGAAAGTGGTTTTATTGATACTTTCAGGGAATTTAATCAAGAACCCGAACAATACAGTTGGTGGAGCTACCGTCAGCGGGCAAGGGAAAAGAACCTCGGCTGGCGTATAGATTACTTTATGGTGAGTGAGCCGCTGCGCCCGAGGCTCGTCAATGCAGGCATTTTAAGCGCTATTGTTCATTCTGACCATTGCCCGATCTGGGTGGAAATAGATTTTTAA
- a CDS encoding patatin-like phospholipase family protein, with the protein MFFFRKKYKVGIALSGGGAKGFAHLGALLALNEAGIYPNIISGVSAGAIIGVLYADGQSPEKIFTLLSQDKFMHFVKIGIPKNGLLKINGLYTFLKKNLKATHFENLKIPLIVAASELNAGHITYFSKGELIKKIVASSSIPVLFTPVVMNNKTYIDGGLFDNMPVTPIRKDCEKVIGVHVNPRTEEEDFHSLMQIAERTFHLAVSTTIQKSADLCDLFIEPPELINYKLLDLSKSREIFEIGYKAMVNALKDNSVFKVKS; encoded by the coding sequence TTGTTTTTTTTCAGAAAAAAATATAAGGTAGGTATAGCATTAAGCGGTGGAGGAGCAAAAGGATTTGCACACCTTGGTGCACTGCTGGCTTTGAATGAAGCAGGTATTTACCCGAATATTATATCAGGAGTAAGTGCCGGGGCTATCATCGGGGTTTTATATGCCGACGGGCAAAGCCCCGAAAAAATATTTACCCTTCTGTCACAGGATAAATTCATGCATTTCGTAAAAATTGGAATTCCTAAAAATGGATTGCTCAAAATAAACGGACTTTATACCTTCCTTAAAAAAAATCTGAAAGCCACTCATTTCGAAAATCTTAAAATTCCTCTAATCGTTGCTGCATCTGAATTGAATGCCGGCCATATTACCTATTTTTCAAAAGGGGAGCTGATTAAAAAAATCGTAGCTTCGTCAAGTATTCCTGTTTTGTTTACTCCTGTAGTTATGAACAACAAAACATATATAGACGGCGGCCTGTTCGACAACATGCCTGTTACGCCCATCCGTAAAGATTGTGAAAAAGTAATCGGCGTACATGTCAATCCCCGCACCGAAGAAGAAGATTTTCACAGCTTGATGCAAATTGCCGAACGTACTTTTCATCTTGCGGTTTCCACAACTATACAGAAAAGTGCTGACCTTTGCGATTTATTTATTGAACCGCCGGAATTGATAAACTATAAATTACTTGATCTTTCCAAAAGCAGGGAAATCTTTGAAATCGGGTATAAAGCCATGGTAAATGCCTTAAAAGACAATTCCGTTTTCAAAGTAAAATCATAA